From the genome of Glycine soja cultivar W05 chromosome 14, ASM419377v2, whole genome shotgun sequence:
GTGTAGTACCGTTGGGATTCAAGGAATCGCTTGGGCCTTCGGTGGCATGATCTTCGCCCTCGTTTACTGCACCGCTGGCATCTCAGGTccgctttttttttctttcttttcttaatttctcaaaagctagaaaaaaaaaattaatgtaaagtTGAACAACGTTGTTTGTTTGTATGTGTAGGGGGACACATAAACCCGGCGGTGACATTTGGGCTGTTTTTGGCGAGGAAGTTGTCGTTGCCCAGGGCGATTTTCTACATCGTGATGCAATGCTTGGGTGCTATTTGTGGCGCTGGCGTGGTGAAGGGTTTCGAGGGGAAAACAAAATACGGTGCGTTGAATGGTGGTGCCAACTTTGTTGCCCCTGGTTACACCAAGGGTGATGGTCTTGGTGCTGAGATTGTTGGCACTTTCATCCTTGTTTACACCGTTTTCTCCGCCACCGATGCCAAACGTAGCGCCAGAGACTCCCACGTCCCCGTAAGCCTCCCTCCCTTCCGAAATTccctttaattgttttttattataaaattaagaaaaaggatTATGTACTCCCCATGCTTAAACAGAGATTTCATAATCTTCcatatatgttaaaattgttatcttttaaaataattatctaggAGGAATTTGTGATTAGATGATATGTAAATTACATAGCcatcaaacacaaaaaaaaaaaaaaaaaaaaaccatttattATGAACTAAATCTAATTGTGTGGGTTGAATATATGAGTAGATTTTGGCACCCTTGCCAATTGGGTTCGCTGTGTTCTTGGTTCACTTGGCAACCATCCCCATCACCGGAACTGGTATCAACCCTGCTCGTAGTCTTGGTGCTGCTATCATCTTCAACAAGGACCTTGGTTGGGATGAACACGTAAGttgttaattaattcatttatttcataattggtaaaaaaaaaaatcattttaagaaatatttgaaCCAATTTTAGATTTTTCGGGAAAACGAATCTGGAGCGTTTGATCTCTGACGCTTATTGTTTGTCGTTTTCTGTGCAGTGGATCTTCTGGGTGGGACCATTCATCGGTGCTGCTCTTGCAGCACTCTACCACCAGGTCGTAATCAGGGCCATTCCCTTCAAGTCCAAGTGATTCAATCAAACGGTTCATGCTTAATCAAGTtgggaacaacaacaacaacaaaaatcaagCCAATGTTTGTGGGTTTTGGTTTCATTTCATTAAGATGATCTgtttatctcttttcttctttttaaaatttaaagtctttgtattttgtatgtaaagatgtaaaattattattattaggtgGTGCATGTGTCGCGTCATGGGCCAATGTTATCCTCTGCTTTTAAGTTGGAAGAGGCCCAACTCATGTGTGATGTACGGCTGTGATTGTGTAatttaatttgcaaaatcaaaaaTAACACCAGAGTCATATATATGCATCTCTTTATTTTCTCTGGCCCCCACCATGTCTTCTATGTAATATTTGTTGCCCTCTTCCCCCAAGTATATGACAAGGTTGGGTTTCTTTTTATCCACGCCTGTGCCCGTTATCACTTGCTATGGATAATTGAAATCCGGTGAGAGTGAGAAGTGGGGTTGGCTTGGTGGGTGGGTGGGTGGATGAATGATGTCTCTTGCTTAATATGGGACCACTTTTCTTCCTCAATAATGCACATATTCTAGTGTTGTCCATTTAATAATGATTTGTGATCATAGCCTTGGGGAAAAAACGTACactgtttttatattttttttgtgctaAAATTAAGACAAGTTTGATCTTATCAGCTTCAACGGGAATGCCGCTTCCTTCTAGTTACTTCCATGGAATCCTCTCACGGAAAAGACGTGGCACTCGTGGGATGGGTAACTGAGGAGAAAGCATTAATAATTTGACACGTATAAATCATTATCATATACTCATGCTTGATTCTTGTGATTTAgcatttgcttttttttttttattatcaaaatatcaAATGCCAACTAGGAATAAAATGTGATTTCTGCTTTTCTAATTGTGAATGTCACTGATAACATTGCCTCAAAAGTTCTTCAAATAATCCACTTCAGAATTAGCGAGAATAAAAGAGACCTCAACCGATGTCTAATCACTAAACAAATACTTTGTTGGATTGGAGAGAAAATGTAGGGAATTCGATTGACAGATTCTAaccctttttactttttactaatTAAAGGTTCAGTTAATTTGTCAGGATTGGATTTGTATCCTGTAAAAAATGTGAGTTTCAATTGTTGATTTACGAGAATTTTGTGgataaaataacttataagtACCAAGTCTTGATATGATCTTGGTGAATTCTCAAAGTCATAACCCAAGTCacttaacttttaacttttttttaagaaaatctaatCACTTTCATTAATACACTGGTTAGTTTAATTGGAAGGAATTTTATTGAAAGGGAGGAAATTTAACAAAATGCAGGGATATTTTAGgggaaaacaaatgaaaattcttattatttaatgaattttatggtcatatatattaataagataaaataattttatatcgtcatctaataaaaaattatcattaggaaaaattaataaatttattatttataataatttatgattaaaaaataattttatattatcaatgatGATGAATTCTCATAAGTTAAAAAGGGTTATACACTCCTAATTAACTATTAAAACAAGGATAATTTAGTTTAGTAATATAAAATCCTTCTCTTTCTAAATTTCCTCAATTTTTTGAGGAATCAAGATTTAGGgtcattcttttaaatttattttttaaaatatctttttattcaaataagatattttatattttattattatttatttatttaaatggaatatatttcataataaattgagtaattttcactaaatgactttattaataaataaatattcaaaagatGAGACCTTGATTGTaagttctttttaattaaataaataatttcttaatttttaatttattaaaaaattatctaatatttaatgcatataataataataataatttcgataaaaatatttatttttaattataataatacgTATAATGATCAATAAGATGATttgtaataaattatataatagtatttttgattaaaatgttatttttataattatttcaattttgacAGTAATTTTATGAGTAATCTTAAGTAGAGATGGAAAAAGTAAAAGTttcaagaagaaataaaaattaaaaaaaataaagggtttAGAAAGATGCACTAAAGTGAATAGACATAAATTCATAAAAGATGAGAATGAGCACATACATGATGACCTTCTGGACCAGTAGTCAATTTTGATGTGAGATGTTATCGATGTTTGAGGCGTTAAGTACGTCATACGATTTAATGCACCGAAATTTGACTGATGTAAGTcttatttataaacttttaatactaatgattgaattttatgattttgacaTGTGTACAACAATATTTGTAAATACATAAATCTAATGTTATTTGATGTCTTCATGTAACTTCTTTGTAATCGCTTCaactaatattttgattttcgaAAAAGCCTTGCTTTTTAGCACTTTCCAATTCCACATGCTTTAATGAAGTCATTGAAACAATCAATTTTGATTGAAATAGATTTTTTCGATGACGCATTCAACTTCTCGAATTTTAATTCTCACttttgatcattttttaatGTGTTCTTGTGTTTCTCTCGAGATAAGTTCATTGAAACTACACATAAGTTTAATAACTTAGACAAGTTTTACATAACATAGGTAACAAACTGAAAGCATAGCAATTAGATTAATGGGTAATAATACCACCTAcgatataaataaatactaattatCCCAGTGTTAACAGACCATGATCaaagtaattgaaaacaaattcaTCAAAACCATATGTGCTCTTAGATACTCTAATACTCTAATTCTAGCCTTGCTACCTCATAACCCTGTAATAACCCCCACGATTTGTTTATTGTAGAAGTATATCAGAGCATCGAGTACCACCACTTAATCTAAGGccaccaaaaattatatatgcaaCAAACTTGAGACATTAGCAACAACAATATTAGCAAATTAGGCAAGCTTGAATGTTCTTGCTTCATTGTGCACAGGAGGTGGTAAATCCTTTGCCAAGGAGCGAAGCCAAGCCCACGCACAAAACTTAATATCTTGTACCAGTAGGGAGCAATTGACAATatcttagttaaaaaaatacagttgttttgtttcttccaGTGCAAAAGACACCATATGATCTTCCATATATTACCCTCCCTCTTAGTCCTACCAAAATCCGAATGCAACCAGAAATGACTACACAGGAAACCTAAATGAACCATTGCAAAATCAAGAGATATCCAACCATAACATTCATTCCATACCCTGTTGGCAATGTGGCATGTTATAAAAAGATGATAAAATGTCTTTCTACATTGATTACAAAGGGGACATCTTAGATCAACTTCTTCAACAGTGATATTGCATCATCTAAGATTATCCTTAGAAGGTAATCTATCTCTTCAAGCTCTCCACAAACAAAAGGCCACTTTGCTTGGAATCTTTTGCCACCATAGCTCCTCAAAGATGACATTAACCTCCTTCGCCTCAAGGAATTGAGAAGTATATGCTGAATTTGAGGTATATAAACCTAAGGGACCATACTTTCAAATCCAAGAGTCACCCTTCTCAAGTACTTGTACATTTGCCAAACAAGATGTTAGTTGAAAAATTAGCTCACCCTCCCACTCAAACACTTGCTACCTCCACAAAAGATTCCATCACCACTTCTCATCCCTCCAAAACCCCATCTCACCAatgactttctttttttgttccaATATAAGATATAATCTCAAAATTTTGCTTATCAAACATTCCTTTTATGCTCAAACATCctccaaaatataaatttatttcccacaCCCATTTTCCACCAAATCCCTCTATCAAACCATAAGTCACCACAACTACCTCTACAAACTTTCTTCAAGTCTTTCCACCAATTATTTTCCAATGCAGACTTTTGATCACTTAAAAAATCTATCATCcttcatattttgaaaataacactTCAAGCCAAACACcctttttattatgaaaaaggtTCCACCTCCATGTGCCTAAAAGTATTCCATTGAAAATCGCAATGACTTTCACCCCAAGGCTTCCTATCTTACTTTTACAAACATCCTCCTACTTTATCCAAGaaattttactattattatcaTCCCCTCCCTGCAAAAATTTCATTCGGATCCCTACAATTCTTGCACATACCTCTTTAGGATTGTTAAAGAATGAGAGGTTGAAAAAAGGTAAATCTGATAAGGCATACTTTTCTTGCAAAGGAAATATGTTTATGCTTCCAAAATGTCAacctttttttgaaatttcttaacaatGGGTTGTCACATGTCAATATTCTTAGGATTCGCCCCAACATGTAATCCTAGATATACAAAAGGTATAGAGAGTTATACAATTTAACAAATTAGAATATCTAGCAACCATATCACCACCCACTCTAATAGCTCTAAAATAACTTTTGTGAAAATTAACTCTAAGATTGGACACAAGTTACATTCCTCGCACTCACCTCACCAATAAAGATCATGTCATCAGCATATTGCAAAACATTAATTTCACTCACTTTTGCCAACCTTATACCCTTCGAACAAGTTCTTTTTTTTAGCTTTGCGCATAAGGCCATTTatatcttccaccaccaccaagaATAGAAAAGGAGATAAGGGATGCTCTTAACATAGCCCTTAAGAACATTTGAACTCTTTAGTTGGACTTTCGTTGACCAAAACTGAGGTCCAAGATGATTCAAGACACCCCTTTATCCACTTGATCCATGACTTATGAATTCCCAGTTGGTGTAACATGTAGAAAAGGAAATCCCATGAAACTGAGTTGTAAGCCTGTTCAAAATCAACTTTAAAAATGAgtcaattcttttttcttctctttgcatCATCCTCCACTTCGTTGGCCACCACCACACTATGTAATAGTTGTCTTCCACCAAGGAATGCAATTTTTCTTTCATCAATAACTCTCTTGAACACCCTTTTCAATCTATTAGCTAACATTTTAGCTAATATTTTGTATGGACAACCTATAAGAGAAATAGGCTTAAAGTCACCAAAATTTTGAGGATTCTCACATTTAGTTATCAACGATATAAAAGAAGAATTAGTACCTCTAGGAAAAACTCCATGTTTATGAAATTCCACTAGAAATCTCCAGATGTCTCCTTTCAATAATTCCCAAAATTCTTTGATGAAAAGGAAAATCAATCCATTCGAGATGGGGCTTTTATCATTGCTACAATCCCATAttgcttctttcatttcttcaaCTTCAAATTCCACAATGAGCACCATATTATCCTCTATTGATATTTGTTTGAAGTCAACTCCATCTAGCTTGGGTCTCCACATGGCATTCTCCTCAAATCTCCtctcaaagaattttttttcacctCCTTCTTAACCACCCTTGGCTCCTTAACCCAACCCTCCTCCATAAGCAAGCCTtttaccaatttttttcttctcttccaaTTGATaatggaatgaaaaaaaaaaattgaattacaatCTCCCTTCTTTAGCCATTTTTCTCTTGACCTTTGGCATAATAAAGATCCATTAAAACTGGCAACTctcaaaaaatcttttttaagtTGTAGTCGCTTCTTTAAATTATCTTCTCTTAGGCCATCACTTTAATCAAGAATGTCAAGCTCATTAAGATTTATCTCTATTTGTCTCAACTTAGTGTTCATAAAACCAAACACTTCCACATTCCACTTCTTCAAAGCTACCTTAACACCTTTAAACTTCTCTTTCAAGACGAAGGCACCCCAACCTTGCACCACAAGGTCCTTCCAAACTTCCTTCACAACTTCATGGAAGCTTTTAACTTGAAACCAAAAATTGAGTACCCTAAAAGGTTTAGGGCCCTGATCAAAGAGATTAATTCACATCACCAAAGGACAATGGTTGGAAATGCTTCTATTTAATACATATTGAGTACACCCTTGCCAAGAGTTCAATCATTCACTAGATAACAACACTATCAATTATACTTTTTGCACTCCCATTAGGTTGGTATCAAGTGAAGCTCCTACCAACGAGGGGTATATCACAAAGCTCCATCtcttttatgaattaaatttctCTGTATCTCTACCTCTTTGAGAACCTTACCTTTCCCTAACTCATTATCTTCCATGTTGTATACTATTAAAGTCTCCCAAAACACACCATCTAGACACATTCGAGTTAGCCTTACAAGTCTTCAAATCCTTCCAAAGTCTACTCTTCTCCataattcacaaaaataaatttcacatttttatccTTCCAAGCCCCTTCCAAACCAAGAAAGCCAAGAAAGCCATGTCACATAAACACATTATTCAAGGAGAAAACTTCTTTATTCCAAAAACTTAGAAACCTCCAGCCGCTTTAGCAGGTGGATTTGCCTCTGACCACACTTTTTGATCCCCCCCAAAGCAAAGCACAACTCAtcctttatttcttcttttttgtttcttgcaAAATAAGTAATTGTGtctcttctttttctaaaaattcCCTCACATTTTTTACCTTCAATGTCCCCCTAAACCCTTAACATTATACGTCATCACCGTCATTAAAACTTATCTTGGTGTCCCTCCAcccctttctttccttcctatttttcatcaaataatctttttttccaacaataataattgttgtatcatctctttctcccttCCCTCTAGATTTACACTAATCATGACATCTACCTCCATAATTCTGTTTTCCTTTTCCTTAATCGATTTTAGCCAGtagttttaatttcaaattctaataTTGTCATTTGGCATCGAGTTGTTGGATGAGAAACAACCATGCCTAAATACCTTTCACCTTCTTTTAACGCTTGAAAGCTGATTAGAGTCCCTCTTACTGACTAAAGTGCTACATTTGTCGCTGGAAAAACCACTTTGAATTGGCCCTTTACTCACTCCTATGAGCTCATTCCAGATGTTTCCTTTCAGTTGTGCACCTTCATACTGATTGTTATCTACCTCATCACCTTACTTTGTTCTAACCGAGATACTATCTTCCTCACCATCTAACTTATATCCCCATATGCAAGACAAGGGCCCGTTCTTAGAAAGGAGCCTAAATCTATTGTCATCACTAAAGTACTATTGTGCACTTTTAGTGTTTTTCAAAGATTTGTGTTAGCCTAAATAATTTCTCCCTATAGTTAGCCTAATAAATTCAGCATCaataatcattttcttctttgtatatatgtttttcttttgggtATTACTATGACCTAGTGCTACTCCTCGGCCTAAGTCTAGTCCAGGCCCAACATTCCCTCAATTCAAAGTTCCTAGTCCAATGATTTTATGCCTAACCACTTCATCCCTTTCTTCTTTAATCACAACCAAACCTTTCTCAAGCCCAATGACCATGAGACCTCTATCTTCACTAGCTCCTTCATAGAACTATGTGATGACACTTTTCGTCCCCTACTCCTCCTCATTTCCATTGTCATGATCAATATTCTTTCCCTCCAATCCTCTTGTCACCTCCTCTAGTACTCTATCACGGCCAACCAGATTAGGAATCCTGACATTCATAGACTCTTTTATGATAGTGATGTGTCACCCCCACGTGCCTTACATCACTTGCCCCTGTTCTAAATtgtcttcttttccttcaagcAAGCCTCCGACCATCAATTATCTTTATCTGTTGTCCATTCCCTCGTTCATCCAAATCCATACCCTTCATATCCTCTAAGAAGCATTTAGACATGTGAGATTTAACATCAATACCCACTTCACTACCATTGGACAAATCCTCTTCTACCCCCCAAAGCACCTTTTTGATAACAACAACAcatatcccccccccccccccggtgTCTCCTACCATCCTTACAAGATAGATTTCTCCATTAATCATAATTTGCAACTctattttgattgattgaagACTTAAGGTGTACACCAAAATTGGCGCTGCATCTATTCGAGAAAATGTCCTCGTCTCATCCACCATGTCCACATACTCACCTTAGAAGATCACTAGTTGCTCGAAACACTCCTTATCCTACAAGTCTAGAGGAGCAGCTGTACACAAAATCCATGCCAAATGGTTCGACGACACAATGCCATTTTGCCATTTGTATATGGCTTTGAAGCTGGAGAGAAAATTATCCTCTTCATGTCCTACCAATTCTTTAATTGTATAAGTATCATATAATTACTGTTCGAGACCATGGATGACCTGATGATCTTGGAccacctaataattttttcctaCAATAATGATTAAGGATAATGAACgagaaagaagataaaaagattCGTGGGTAaaagtaaaatgataaaaaacatCCATCCCACTACTCTTCATACAAATGCCTCGATTGGAAAAAGGGATAAAAACTTTTTTCCTTCGATCTCAatattgtataattattttgatcCCTATTTCTATATATTGCCAAACAAGTATGATCAAATGGGCTATTATGTCTTCATTCACCTTACTTCCttccatttgtttttattagaaCAAAGTCTAAAACAATTCACGAGattatttccttatttgctaAGATATCTCTCGCATCCCAAACTCCATGATTATAATATACAATAAATTTTACActgatatttattaatattttaacaaattcttcatttttttattttaagattaatatAATGAGGTCTTTTGAGTTccattttaagaatttcaaatgaaaaatatatcaaacatAATATCTTTTTATACGGAGttgtattaaataattaaaaaaattatcatttataatattcttACTTGATTTGATTTGAGAAAGATTATTTATTGTGAAAAGTGAAGGtggtcttgtaaaaaaaaacataatatttttttggttatattGAGTactatagttttttttgttacttaataaatatcttttaaGTTACTCGTTATTTCTTCACACAAAAATTACTCGTTGTtcttaacaatatttttagtttaaaatgaaTACTAACAAGTGTTCTTAAAAAAGCTTTTGCAagtgtaaaaatattaattaaaaatttaatacctTTCTTGATTCTCaatgaattaaatataatattttgttaagtattttctatttttataatttaattaaatgttcTTAAGATACTTATtggttgtattttttaattttaattactaaaatatttttttaataaacaaatgatGTGTCGAAATCTAATATGTatcaaaactataaaaataattaagttcaatttttaaaacaaaaaaaaaactcaatttgcGACGGATCCTGTCCAAATGTCACTAAGGAGAGTGTTTTtctcaaatatttatatttaatgtttaaaattattttcttgattAATCACATTTTGTGTTATAATAGATATTatcaaaattactttcatttgaaatttcaaatgatACTGAATTAAGATCTCTTATATAAAGTATTGAATTCAAgtcttaaaaatgaaaaaaatatgattaaaaagataaattttatgaataaatattatataaattattttaagaaagtcTTATGTTATAGcgagagaaatagagaaaaaagagttatatttttttttctagtattcatagttatattatttttattcatctttttatattactttttttatcacataatttatcttATCTCATACTTATCtgtcttttaatttatgtatctatcttaattataaaaaggtTATAAAAATATCCGTGTttcagaaaagagaaaagaaaagggatAGATGATATTACTCCCTTTTGCTTGTACAAGAAACTCAGCCACAGAATTCAATCTCAATTgctttaaaatgaataatatatatatgttttcttaTGTAATTTCTCATTCCGAAAACAGCACTTCACCATAACACCAACAAATTTCAACACCGTCCTcatccaaacctcttgctgggATATTTCCCTTTTGGCCTATTCCCAGCTGTCTTGACGTgtcttctagttttttttttcctgttgattttgtTACCatctgaatttttttcttttgttccttTGTTTATCTTTCAAATTTAACTGTTTTACTTCTAAAACCGTACGTAAAGCATTACTTCTTTCCTGTATCCTTTTGTCCTTTTTCTGTTTCGCTGAATATAATGGTTATAGTGCGATGGATTTTAACAACTAATAAAGTAGCCAAGGTGCATGAATTGACATATTTGCGCATAACCTAAAAGTTGGAAGAAGTAATACaagttgtttttatatattatatatagaaaatgGTTCATATTCATATTCCAATGTGGTGATCAGTTATTATAATTGAAGActtctatatataaatatataaaaaaagaataaggtATAACTACAGTGCTGCTAGTGTTGAAAATTATACACAACTTGTTTAATGGTAGGTTTTAGAAATGCTTATTTGAATGACTTGACTTATTTGGATATATATactctgattttattttaagaacatGATAGTGATGATCACATGTTATGACGAGACAACGCAAATTATATTTATGCATAAGATGACGAACCCGTTTAcagataatgatatatatatatatatatatatatatatatatatatatatatatatatatatatatatatatatatataaagctcttgtgcatttttgtttttaataatatgaCATGACATTGTCTTGTTCcataaaacaaagaaacaaatatGTATATTCTTATTGATGATAAAATATCGAATCTTATTGGAGATGCTAAAGGTGCTCTTCTGCACATTTGTTTTTATGTCGTCTTGAATCTATATGATTGCTCTTGGCCCCCAAATGTTCATGGAACAGACATGCTGGATTGTCACATGACTTTTATAAACACATTTTTACATTataacgtaaaaaaaaaaaaaaaaacttgaaaaattctGTTCCTAAACTATTAAGTTCAAATTGTACGACGATGATTAAGCTTTGTGGGAATGCATATAAAGTTAACAAAACTTAAAGCATATTGCCATAGGTTGATTTTGTGCTCAATACAGTTTTCTAGCTTTATTTTGGTACATAAAAAGTTTGGATTAGGAAAAGATATGTTTATTTGGGAGCACAGGCTAAAGATTTGAGAAGatgtgtcaatttttttttggtaataaaAAGTTTAGATCAGGAAAAAGACATGTTTCTTTGGGAGCATAA
Proteins encoded in this window:
- the LOC114385089 gene encoding probable aquaporin PIP-type 7a, whose translation is MEGKEQDVSLGANKFPERQPIGTAAQSQDDGKDYQEPAPAPLVDPTEFTSWSFYRAGIAEFVATFLFLYITVLTVMGVAGAKSKCSTVGIQGIAWAFGGMIFALVYCTAGISGGHINPAVTFGLFLARKLSLPRAIFYIVMQCLGAICGAGVVKGFEGKTKYGALNGGANFVAPGYTKGDGLGAEIVGTFILVYTVFSATDAKRSARDSHVPILAPLPIGFAVFLVHLATIPITGTGINPARSLGAAIIFNKDLGWDEHWIFWVGPFIGAALAALYHQVVIRAIPFKSK